A single Venturia canescens isolate UGA chromosome 1, ASM1945775v1, whole genome shotgun sequence DNA region contains:
- the LOC122413178 gene encoding elongation factor 1-alpha has translation MGKEKIHINIVVIGHVDSGKSTTTGHLIYKCGGIDKRTIEKFEKEAQEMGKGSFKYAWVLDKLKAERERGITIDIAMWKFETAKYYITIIDAPGHRDFIKNMITGTSQADCAVLIVAAGIGEFEAGISKNGQTREHALLAFTLGVKQLIVGVNKMDMTEPPYSETRFDEIKKEVSSYIKKIGYNTSSVAFVPISGWHGDNMLEPSPKTAWFKGWKVERKDGNGEGKTLIEALDAILPPSRPTDKALRLPLQDVYKIGGIGTVPVGRVETGILKPGMLVTFAPAALTTEVKSVEMHHEALTVAMPGDNVGFNVKNISVKELRRGYVAGDSKNQPPRGASDFTAQVIVLNHPGQISNGYTPVLDCHTAHIACKFAEIKEKCDRRTGKTTEENPKSIKSGDAAIVVLQPTKPMCVEAFQEFPPLGRFAVRDMRQTVAVGVIKSVNFKDAQGKVTKAAEKAQKKK, from the exons ATGGggaaagagaaaatacatATCAACATCGTGGTAATTGGTCACGTTGATTCGGGTAAATCAACGACGACAGGACATCTCATTTACAAATGTGGGGGCATAGACAAGCGCACAATAGAGAAATTCGAGAAAGAGGCTCAGGAAATGGGGAAAGGCTCATTTAAATACGCCTGGGTGCTGGACAAACTGAAAGCCGAGCGAGAACGTGGCATCACAATTGATATTGCAATGTGGAAATTTGAGACGGCGAAATATTACATAACCATAATTGACGCACCGGGGCATCgcgatttcataaaaaatatgataacAGGCACGAGTCAAGCTGACTGCGCTGTGCTAATAGTGGCAGCCGGAATCGGTGAATTTGAAGCTggaatatcgaaaaatggtcaAACGCGAGAACACGCTCTGCTAGCTTTTACTCTTGGCGTAAAACAGCTCATTGTCGGTGTCAATAAAATGGACATGACCGAACCGCCCTATTCGGAAACGCGCttcgatgaaattaaaaaggaAGTTTCCtcttacataaaaaaaatcggctACAATACCTCTTCCGTTGCATTTGTGCCAATTTCCGGTTGGCATGGTGACAACATGCTCGAACCATCACCCAAAACGGCTTGGTTCAAGGGTTGGAAAGTTGAAAGAAAAGATGGAAATGGTGAAGGCAAAACACTCATAGAAGCTCTTGACGCCATTTTACCACCATCACGGCCAACCGACAAGGCGCTCCGTCTTCCACTTCAGGATGTTTATAAAATTGGTGGAATCGGCACTGTACCGGTTGGTCGTGTCGAGACCGGCATTCTTAAAccag GCATGCTGGTTACTTTTGCACCAGCCGCTTTGACGACCGAAGTGAAATCGGTAGAAATGCATCACGAAGCTTTGACAGTTGCAATGCCGGGTGACAACGTTGGTTTCAATGTGAAAAACATCTCGGTTAAAGAATTGCGGCGAGGTTACGTGGCGGGGGATTCAAAAAATCAGCCACCTCGTGGAGCTTCCGATTTCACGGCACAGGTTATCGTCCTCAATCATCCAGGACAAATAAGTAACGGTTATACCCCAGTGCTTGATTGTCATACCGCTCACATAGCTTGCAAGTTTgctgaaataaaagaaaaatgtgatcGTCGTACTGGAAAAACGACCGAGGAAAAtccaaaaagtataaaaagcgGGGACGCGGCGATAGTCGTGCTTCAACCTACCAAACCAATGTGCGTCGAAGcttttcaagaatttccgCCCTTGGGACGCTTCGCTGTTCGCGATATGCGTCAGACTGTTGCTGTTGGTGTCATCAAG AGCGTTAATTTCAAGGATGCTCAGGGCAAAGTAACCAAAGCCGCAGAAAAAGCCCAGAAGAAAAAGTAA
- the LOC122413225 gene encoding actin-binding Rho-activating protein-like isoform X1 translates to MSSAMFCSLGDKVAMFNQHASKHMDGQSKNPFTSGLNLEKPKFSKEEYGKPAAGSLSDIRGRKATAHVLKEILELCDIIHQNGTPCKDQPEITAIRFGDLFNIYVAISDKCVGLLLRARRQKLLDFEGECLFQRRDDDVPIFLVKPIGEIRQNFKERIEELKKDLPKY, encoded by the exons ATGTCTTCGGCAATGTTC TGTTCCCTGGGTGATAAAGTGGCGATGTTCAATCAACACGCGAGCAAGCACATGGACGGCCAATCGAAAAATCCCTTCACCAGTGGTCTAAACCTTGAAAAACCAAAGTTTTCAAAAGAGGAATACGGAAA GCCAGCAGCTGGTTCTCTCTCAGACATTCGCGGTCGCAAAGCAACTGCTCATGTTCTCAAAGAAATTCTCGAACTGTGCGACATCATTCATCAGAACGGTACACCTTGTAAAGACCAACCGGAAATAACAGCTATAAGATTCGGTGACCTCTTCAATATTTACGTTGCCATCAGCGACAAATGCGTGGGCTTGCTGCTCCGAGCGAGGAGACAAAAACTGCTCGATTTCGAGGGCGAATGTTTGTTCCAg AGGAGGGACGACGACGTGCCAATATTCCTCGTCAAACCGATCGGTGAAATCCGACAAAACTTCAAAGAACGAattgaagaattgaaaaaagatctGCCGAAATATTGA
- the LOC122413225 gene encoding actin-binding Rho-activating protein-like isoform X2: MFNQHASKHMDGQSKNPFTSGLNLEKPKFSKEEYGKPAAGSLSDIRGRKATAHVLKEILELCDIIHQNGTPCKDQPEITAIRFGDLFNIYVAISDKCVGLLLRARRQKLLDFEGECLFQRRDDDVPIFLVKPIGEIRQNFKERIEELKKDLPKY, encoded by the exons ATGTTCAATCAACACGCGAGCAAGCACATGGACGGCCAATCGAAAAATCCCTTCACCAGTGGTCTAAACCTTGAAAAACCAAAGTTTTCAAAAGAGGAATACGGAAA GCCAGCAGCTGGTTCTCTCTCAGACATTCGCGGTCGCAAAGCAACTGCTCATGTTCTCAAAGAAATTCTCGAACTGTGCGACATCATTCATCAGAACGGTACACCTTGTAAAGACCAACCGGAAATAACAGCTATAAGATTCGGTGACCTCTTCAATATTTACGTTGCCATCAGCGACAAATGCGTGGGCTTGCTGCTCCGAGCGAGGAGACAAAAACTGCTCGATTTCGAGGGCGAATGTTTGTTCCAg AGGAGGGACGACGACGTGCCAATATTCCTCGTCAAACCGATCGGTGAAATCCGACAAAACTTCAAAGAACGAattgaagaattgaaaaaagatctGCCGAAATATTGA